In Sesamum indicum cultivar Zhongzhi No. 13 linkage group LG8, S_indicum_v1.0, whole genome shotgun sequence, the sequence CCCGACAAGAGGCATAATTTTGAGAATACGCGCACGTACGGGAAATTACATACAtagattcttgaaatttattcgagggagaattttttaatattttttgggggTAAGATTTAATTGAACTATTAATGTATATCtttattgttaaataatagtattgtgtttttttataattaaaaattgacgCATCTATAGAAACACGTGATATTTCCAATCAAATTAGCATATTTTAGAAACAAAAGTCGTCAACTTGccattctttttatattattgtccTTTATTgacaaattgaatttctataataaatcaaaattgccACTCTATTATATgtataggacaaaaattataattttttcagcAAGAAAAGCTACTTATAATTGAtgattaatgtaatatatggtGTCTATATACATTTACCCGACCAGAACTAAAATTACGTAACGGGTCATGCAAAGTACATTTATGTGCATGAAATTGCACAAATCGAAGCACAAGAAAGCTGTATAACAGTGTTAGTGCCtcatatatagtatatatatctatatatatatacacattgtaaaattacattttttgtctaataactttaagttattaacattttttattttgtaacttattgaatttgcatatttagtctttttttttccacGAATTTAAtcgtaaatattttatatttggtcttttttttaaataaacttagtcctgtattgacaattttatttctaactCATAGTTACATGACGAAAAATGACAGTTATTACAGTGTGAAGGGGaacaaaattgtcaaaatatgactaaatttatcaaaaaaaggaccaaatataaaatgtttatAACTAcgttcataatatatatttatatatataaataaactaaattataaaatcaaaaatactaaccaactaaaaattacattaccctaaatataatttcgcCTATATACATAAAGCAAATATGTTGCTCCCATGTCAAGTTCATCatctactctctctctcatccatttctctctctagaatcGATAAAGCAAACCAGAATCACTCAAATCTATAAAGAAAACCAACAATCCTAGCCATGCagcaaacaaaaaagaaaacctcAAAGTGCTCTCACATACATGCACCACTATTAGGTACACTCATACAAACCCAgatataaaatctaattttcttacatttttctattatttccGACACATTCTTGTGTCGTTGACGAGTATATAAACACGGGAGTTGGGTTgaacagagagagagatgagtaGTACTAGCGAGTTCCTGAAGGCGTTTCTCCGGCTGCTCTTCTTGCTAGGAGTCGTTCGGTTCTTGATCGTTGGGGCTAGTGGTCGTGGAGCCGGTGTACGGAAAACGAAGGACGGTGCTACCGGACTAGCCAACGGTGGACGTCGGGCCGGTGTAAATGTGAATTTGCATGTTGATCATGGGGAGGTGAGTGCGGGGTTAGGGAGGAGGACGGATAGGGTTCTTTCAAAGGTTGAAATCAACTACATGAGCAAAAGGAGGGTTCCTAATGGCCCTGACCCCATTCATAACAGGTGTGTCTGTGGTTTTCAATCTCCTTTACATACTCATATTTCCTTGACATGTTATATTCAGCGCTCCTGATCTTAGGtccaaatacacaaatatcttattctctttataaatttataagtacaCTATTTGAgtttgtagttgtaattacaagtaacTCTGGTATACATTATATTGACACCGGCCCCCTTAGAGGG encodes:
- the LOC105168179 gene encoding uncharacterized protein LOC105168179 isoform X1, with the translated sequence MQQTKKKTSKCSHIHAPLLEREMSSTSEFLKAFLRLLFLLGVVRFLIVGASGRGAGVRKTKDGATGLANGGRRAGVNVNLHVDHGEVSAGLGRRTDRVLSKVEINYMSKRRVPNGPDPIHNRCVCGFQSPLHTHISLTCYIQRS
- the LOC105168179 gene encoding CLAVATA3/ESR (CLE)-related protein 25 isoform X2 → MQQTKKKTSKCSHIHAPLLEREMSSTSEFLKAFLRLLFLLGVVRFLIVGASGRGAGVRKTKDGATGLANGGRRAGVNVNLHVDHGEVSAGLGRRTDRVLSKVEINYMSKRRVPNGPDPIHNRRAGNSHQPPAQA
- the LOC105168179 gene encoding CLAVATA3/ESR (CLE)-related protein 25 isoform X3, whose translation is MQQTKKKTSKCSHIHAPLLEREMSSTSEFLKAFLRLLFLLGVVRFLIVGASGRGAGVRKTKDGATGLANGGRRAGVNVNLHVDHGEVSAGLGRRTDRVLSKVEINYMSKRRVPNGPDPIHNRAGNSHQPPAQA